The following coding sequences are from one Phenylobacterium glaciei window:
- the purD gene encoding phosphoribosylamine--glycine ligase: MNILLVGSGGREHALAWKIAASPLLGRLVIAPGNPGMAALGELRAIKATDVSALVALAKEIAADLVVIGPETAVEAGLADALAEAVIPCFGPTAFAGQLESSKAFTKAFCDRHDLPTSAYGVFDDAAAAKAALDRFKPPYVIKADGLAAGKGVVIAEDRATAEAAIDDVLGGRFGTAGARVVLEEFLVGEIGSLFALCDGKTAMVFGQAQDHKRAYDDEQGPNTGGMGTYSPAPVFTPDLIDETRERLAERAFDGIADEGAPYHGVLFVELMATADGPKLVEFNVRFGDPECQVLMLRLESDLVPYLLACATGTLDQMSTPVWREEAAICVVLAAEGYPDAPRTGAGITGAEQDFGEDVVVFHAGTSRGADGILRVSGGRVLNVCARGATLQDARDKAYAAVAKIDLPGGFHRRDIGWRVLGKPS, from the coding sequence ATGAACATCCTCCTCGTCGGTTCGGGCGGGCGCGAACACGCCCTGGCCTGGAAGATCGCGGCCTCGCCGCTCCTGGGGCGCCTGGTGATCGCGCCCGGCAATCCCGGCATGGCGGCGCTGGGCGAACTGAGGGCCATCAAAGCGACCGACGTTTCGGCCCTCGTGGCCCTTGCCAAGGAGATCGCCGCCGACCTGGTGGTGATCGGGCCCGAGACCGCCGTCGAGGCGGGCCTGGCCGACGCCTTGGCCGAAGCCGTCATTCCCTGTTTCGGACCGACGGCTTTCGCCGGCCAACTGGAGAGTTCGAAGGCCTTCACCAAGGCCTTCTGCGACCGCCACGACCTGCCGACCTCGGCCTATGGCGTCTTTGACGACGCCGCCGCCGCAAAGGCCGCCCTCGACCGCTTCAAGCCGCCCTATGTGATCAAGGCCGACGGCCTGGCGGCGGGCAAGGGCGTGGTGATCGCCGAGGATCGCGCGACCGCCGAGGCCGCCATCGACGATGTGCTGGGCGGCCGCTTCGGGACCGCCGGCGCGCGGGTGGTGCTGGAGGAGTTCCTGGTGGGCGAAATCGGCTCGCTGTTCGCCTTGTGCGATGGCAAGACCGCCATGGTGTTCGGGCAGGCCCAGGACCACAAGCGCGCCTATGACGACGAACAGGGCCCCAATACCGGCGGCATGGGGACCTATTCGCCTGCCCCGGTCTTCACGCCGGACCTGATCGACGAAACCCGCGAGCGGCTGGCCGAGCGGGCCTTCGACGGCATCGCCGACGAAGGCGCGCCCTACCACGGCGTCCTGTTCGTGGAATTGATGGCCACCGCCGACGGCCCCAAGCTGGTGGAGTTCAACGTCCGCTTCGGCGACCCGGAATGCCAGGTGCTGATGCTGCGCCTGGAGAGCGATCTCGTCCCCTACCTGCTGGCCTGCGCCACCGGGACCCTGGATCAGATGTCCACCCCGGTCTGGCGCGAGGAGGCCGCCATCTGCGTGGTGCTCGCCGCCGAGGGCTATCCCGACGCGCCTAGGACCGGCGCCGGGATCACCGGCGCCGAACAGGATTTCGGCGAGGATGTCGTGGTCTTCCACGCCGGAACCTCGCGCGGCGCCGACGGAATCCTACGCGTCAGCGGCGGTCGGGTGCTCAATGTCTGCGCCCGCGGCGCGACCCTGCAGGACGCCCGAGACAAGGCCTATGCCGCAGTGGCGAAGATCGATCTGCCGGGCGGGTTCCATCGCCGCGATATCGGCTGGCGGGTGCTCGGCAAGCCGTCCTAG
- a CDS encoding class 1 fructose-bisphosphatase — protein sequence MPTNLRDHLATNDAEPALADLIVTVVDTCSEISALVRRGALGEIMGALESENVQGEVQKKLDVISNDMLLQRCAASAGLVAMASEEMDDIHPVRDLTPKGGYLLLFDPLDGSSNIDVNVSIGTIFSILPAPMADAPRPAALADFLQKGRAQVAAGYVVYGPQTTLVLTLGDGVHAFTLDPDTGDWLQTSAGITIPPETKEYAINASNLRHWAPAVRGYVEVCLAGETGPRGKNFNMRWIASMVADVHRIMMRGGVFLYPWDAREPERAGKLRLMYEANPMSLLVEQAGGAAFDGHGAILDAEVTDLHQRISVMLGSRAEVAHIERLHQSA from the coding sequence ATGCCCACCAACCTGCGCGACCACCTGGCGACCAACGACGCCGAACCGGCCCTCGCCGATCTGATTGTGACGGTCGTGGACACCTGCAGCGAGATCAGCGCCCTGGTTCGCCGCGGCGCGCTCGGCGAGATCATGGGCGCCCTGGAAAGCGAGAACGTCCAGGGCGAGGTTCAGAAGAAGCTCGACGTCATCTCCAACGACATGCTGCTGCAGCGCTGCGCGGCTTCAGCCGGCTTGGTCGCCATGGCGTCCGAGGAGATGGACGACATTCATCCGGTCCGCGACCTCACGCCCAAGGGCGGCTACCTGCTGCTGTTCGACCCCCTCGACGGGTCCAGCAACATCGACGTGAACGTCTCCATCGGCACCATCTTCTCCATCCTGCCGGCCCCCATGGCGGACGCCCCGCGCCCGGCGGCGCTGGCCGACTTCCTGCAGAAGGGCCGCGCCCAGGTCGCCGCCGGCTATGTGGTCTACGGGCCGCAGACGACACTGGTCCTGACCCTGGGCGACGGCGTCCACGCCTTCACCCTGGATCCCGACACCGGCGACTGGCTGCAGACCAGCGCCGGGATCACCATTCCGCCCGAGACCAAGGAATACGCCATCAACGCCTCGAACCTGCGCCACTGGGCGCCGGCGGTGCGCGGCTATGTCGAGGTCTGCCTCGCCGGCGAAACCGGGCCCCGGGGCAAGAACTTCAACATGCGCTGGATCGCCTCCATGGTGGCCGACGTCCACCGCATCATGATGCGCGGCGGGGTCTTCCTCTATCCGTGGGACGCCCGCGAGCCAGAGCGGGCCGGCAAGCTGCGCCTGATGTACGAGGCCAACCCGATGTCCCTGCTCGTGGAACAGGCCGGCGGCGCGGCCTTCGACGGCCACGGCGCCATCCTCGACGCCGAGGTCACCGACCTGCACCAGCGCATCTCGGTGATGCTGGGGTCACGCGCCGAGGTTGCGCACATCGAGCGACTTCACCAGAGCGCCTGA
- the phoB gene encoding phosphate regulon transcriptional regulator PhoB yields the protein MIPNILVVEDEDALSTLLQYNLEKEGYDVVVATDGEEALTVVSERLPDLIVLDWMLPKVSGIEVCRRLRQRTESRNVPIIMLTARGEESDRIRGLDTGADDYIIKPFAMSELSARIRAVLRRIRPGLAEDRVHIGDLVIDRVAHRVKRAGSEIHLGPTEFRLLDYLMQHPGRVFSREQLLDAVWGSDVYVEARTVDVHIGRLRKALNRQDAEADPIRTVRSAGYSLDMDA from the coding sequence ATGATCCCCAATATCCTGGTGGTGGAGGATGAGGACGCCCTCTCCACGCTGTTGCAGTACAATCTTGAAAAGGAGGGCTACGACGTCGTCGTGGCCACCGACGGCGAGGAGGCTCTGACCGTGGTCAGCGAGCGCCTGCCCGACCTGATCGTCCTGGACTGGATGCTGCCCAAGGTCTCCGGCATCGAGGTCTGCCGTCGGCTGCGGCAGCGCACCGAATCCCGCAACGTGCCGATCATCATGCTGACGGCGCGGGGCGAGGAGAGCGACCGCATCCGCGGCCTGGACACCGGCGCCGACGACTACATCATCAAGCCCTTCGCCATGAGCGAGCTCTCGGCCCGCATCCGCGCGGTGCTGCGCCGCATCCGGCCGGGCCTGGCCGAAGACCGCGTCCATATCGGCGACCTGGTCATTGACCGCGTCGCCCACCGCGTGAAGCGGGCGGGCAGCGAGATTCACCTCGGCCCCACCGAGTTCCGCCTGCTGGACTATCTGATGCAGCACCCGGGGCGCGTCTTCTCCCGCGAACAGCTGCTGGACGCCGTCTGGGGCTCTGACGTCTATGTCGAGGCGCGCACGGTGGATGTCCATATCGGCCGCCTGCGCAAGGCTCTGAACCGCCAGGACGCCGAGGCCGATCCGATCCGCACCGTGCGCTCGGCGGGCTATTCCCTGGACATGGACGCCTAG
- the phoU gene encoding phosphate signaling complex protein PhoU, with protein sequence MNEHIVKSYEDELNTLTAECARMGGLTEAQVGDSIDAVVRRDTTLAESVVGRDQRLDILEADIERKAIRLIALRQPMANDLRKTVAAMKIAMNLERCGDLAKNIAKRTLVLTEAEPMSPLTRSIERMGKLVLGRLKDVLDAYTASDLDRALAVWSRDDEVDEHYNSLFRELLTYMMGDPRTITACAHMLFVAKNLERIGDHATNIAEIIHYEITGVETIGSARPKTDDLLREA encoded by the coding sequence ATGAACGAGCACATCGTCAAATCCTACGAAGACGAGCTGAACACGCTCACGGCCGAATGCGCGCGGATGGGCGGTCTGACTGAGGCGCAGGTGGGCGACAGTATCGACGCCGTGGTCCGCCGCGACACGACCCTCGCCGAGTCCGTGGTCGGCCGCGACCAACGTCTGGATATCCTCGAAGCCGACATCGAGCGTAAGGCGATCCGGCTGATCGCCCTGCGTCAGCCGATGGCCAATGACCTGCGCAAGACCGTGGCGGCGATGAAGATCGCCATGAACCTTGAACGCTGCGGCGACCTGGCCAAGAACATCGCCAAGCGCACCCTGGTGCTCACCGAGGCCGAGCCGATGAGCCCGCTGACCCGCTCCATCGAGCGGATGGGCAAGCTGGTGCTGGGCCGACTGAAGGACGTGCTGGACGCCTACACCGCTTCGGATCTTGATCGGGCTCTGGCTGTCTGGTCCCGCGACGATGAGGTGGACGAGCACTACAACAGTCTGTTCCGCGAACTGCTGACCTACATGATGGGCGATCCGCGCACGATCACCGCCTGCGCCCACATGCTGTTCGTGGCCAAGAACCTCGAGCGGATTGGCGACCACGCCACCAATATCGCTGAGATCATCCACTACGAGATCACCGGCGTCGAGACGATCGGCTCGGCCCGGCCGAAAACCGACGACCTGCTGCGGGAAGCCTGA
- the pstB gene encoding phosphate ABC transporter ATP-binding protein PstB, whose amino-acid sequence MLSQRDDSQAKGSAPVHVAVERASSGAPQGGIKIRARDVNVFYGDKQALFDVSLDVPEKSVTALIGPSGCGKSTFLRCINRMNDTIPGATVRGRIELDGEDVNDKSIDPVILRARVGMVFQKPNPFPKTIFENVAYGARIHGLTSSKAELEALVESSLKRAGLWGEVADRLNQPGTSLSGGQQQRLVIARAIAVSPEVILMDEPCSALDPIATARIEELIDDLRNQYCIVIVTHSMAQAARVSQKTAFFHLGKLVEAGPTGEIFTNPRDSRTQDYITGRFG is encoded by the coding sequence ATGCTCAGCCAGCGCGACGACAGCCAGGCCAAAGGCTCCGCCCCCGTCCACGTCGCCGTGGAACGGGCCAGCTCCGGCGCGCCCCAGGGCGGGATCAAGATCCGCGCCCGCGACGTCAATGTCTTCTATGGCGACAAGCAGGCCCTGTTTGACGTCTCCCTGGACGTGCCGGAGAAGTCCGTCACCGCCCTGATCGGGCCTTCCGGCTGCGGCAAGTCTACCTTCCTGCGCTGCATCAACCGGATGAACGACACCATCCCCGGCGCCACGGTGCGCGGCCGGATCGAACTGGATGGCGAGGACGTCAACGACAAGTCCATCGACCCGGTGATCCTGCGCGCCCGGGTTGGTATGGTGTTCCAGAAGCCCAACCCCTTCCCCAAGACCATCTTCGAGAACGTCGCCTATGGCGCGCGCATCCACGGGCTGACCAGCAGCAAGGCCGAGCTGGAGGCCCTGGTGGAATCCTCGCTGAAGCGCGCGGGCCTATGGGGCGAGGTGGCCGACCGACTGAATCAGCCGGGCACCAGCCTCTCCGGCGGCCAGCAACAGCGCCTGGTGATCGCACGCGCCATCGCCGTCAGCCCCGAAGTCATCCTGATGGACGAGCCTTGCTCGGCCCTGGACCCGATCGCCACGGCGCGGATCGAGGAACTGATCGACGATCTGCGCAACCAGTACTGCATCGTCATCGTCACCCACTCCATGGCCCAGGCCGCGCGGGTGTCACAGAAGACCGCCTTCTTCCACCTGGGCAAGCTGGTGGAGGCCGGTCCCACCGGCGAAATCTTCACCAACCCGCGGGACAGCCGCACCCAGGACTACATCACCGGCCGGTTCGGCTAG
- the pstA gene encoding phosphate ABC transporter permease PstA, translating to MTDAALPTDKAAFRLGLETRLKKRYAQERRFRLYGQLAIVFALGFLALLVGRIGLQGYSTFIDYEVTQTIYVDPAKVDAADIGGANFDLLVADQMLAKLGEKDDEFGEASGKMMDIISNDFGFQLLKMIKADPSLIGKRVTLTGPVKADAALYYKGELKRSTPQDERKLDDRQLAWLDKMQASGAVTKGFNLGFLTKSDSTEPEQAGVLGAVVGSAMMLLVTAVLAVPIGVLAATYLEEFAPKTRWTDLIEVNINNLAAVPSIVYGLLGLAVFINWLHVPRSSPLVGGLVLALMALPTVIIATRSALKAVPPSIREAALGVGASRTQTVFHHVLPLAMPGVMTGAILSLAHALGETAPLLMIGMISFVPGVPEGFTGAATVLPVQVFIWENASERAFHERTAAAILVLLAFMIVMNLAAILLRRRFERRW from the coding sequence ATGACTGACGCCGCCCTCCCCACGGACAAGGCCGCCTTCCGCCTCGGGCTGGAGACGCGTCTGAAGAAGCGCTACGCCCAGGAGCGCCGGTTTCGCCTCTACGGCCAGCTGGCGATCGTCTTCGCCCTCGGCTTCCTGGCGCTGCTGGTGGGCCGGATCGGCCTGCAGGGCTACTCGACCTTCATCGACTACGAGGTCACCCAGACCATCTATGTCGACCCCGCCAAGGTCGACGCGGCTGATATCGGCGGCGCCAATTTCGACCTGCTGGTGGCCGACCAGATGCTGGCCAAGCTGGGCGAGAAGGACGACGAGTTCGGCGAGGCCTCGGGCAAGATGATGGACATCATCTCCAACGATTTCGGCTTCCAGCTGCTCAAGATGATCAAGGCCGACCCCTCGTTGATCGGCAAGCGGGTCACCCTGACCGGCCCGGTCAAGGCCGACGCCGCCCTCTACTACAAGGGCGAGCTGAAGCGCTCGACGCCGCAGGACGAACGCAAGCTCGACGACCGGCAACTGGCCTGGCTCGACAAGATGCAGGCCTCAGGCGCGGTCACCAAGGGCTTCAACCTGGGCTTCCTCACCAAGTCCGACTCCACCGAGCCGGAGCAGGCGGGCGTGCTCGGCGCCGTGGTCGGCTCGGCCATGATGCTGCTGGTGACGGCCGTCCTGGCCGTGCCCATCGGGGTGCTGGCGGCGACCTATCTTGAGGAGTTCGCGCCCAAGACCCGCTGGACAGACCTGATCGAGGTCAACATCAACAATCTCGCCGCCGTCCCCTCTATTGTCTACGGCCTGCTGGGCTTGGCGGTGTTCATCAACTGGCTGCACGTGCCGCGGTCCTCACCCCTGGTGGGGGGGCTGGTCCTGGCCCTGATGGCCCTGCCCACCGTGATCATCGCCACCCGCTCGGCGCTGAAGGCGGTGCCGCCCTCGATCCGGGAAGCCGCGCTGGGCGTCGGCGCCTCGCGCACCCAGACGGTGTTCCACCATGTTCTGCCGCTGGCCATGCCGGGCGTCATGACCGGGGCCATCCTGTCGCTCGCCCATGCGCTGGGCGAGACCGCGCCCCTGCTGATGATCGGCATGATCTCCTTCGTCCCCGGCGTACCCGAGGGCTTCACCGGGGCCGCCACCGTCCTGCCGGTCCAAGTCTTCATCTGGGAAAACGCCTCGGAGCGCGCCTTCCATGAACGTACGGCGGCGGCGATCCTGGTCCTCCTCGCCTTCATGATCGTCATGAACCTGGCCGCGATCCTGCTTCGCCGCCGCTTCGAACGCCGGTGGTAG
- the pstC gene encoding phosphate ABC transporter permease subunit PstC, producing the protein MLTWIALLALFLFSGATYAFGRRKAQALAATGKAGALHSLPGYHGSYVALWAGLPAALIVLAAAMFGARLEVAVLRAESPAAVSALTPQGQDVFFDDARAMAHGAQASETVYDGDLKSALEAKAAQAKFLEQLIQYGALAAGVVVGLAGLAIAYPRISPSFRARNRVEGWIAVLFIACAVVAILTTVGIVASLVWESWRFFQSVAPLDFLFGTDWDPQIAMRSDQYASKGAFGAVPLFAGTFLIMLIAMMVAAPIGLYSAIYLSEYAKPLTRAVVKPLLEILAGVPTVVYGFFAALTVGPIFREAFNGLGRLLIGGPLDSLGLYLSQVQNQMALVAGAVMGIMLIPFVSSLSDDIMNAVPQSLRDGSLAMGATRSETVKLVVLPAALPGIMAALLLAVSRAIGETMIVTMAAGLQAKTTLNPLDTVTTVTVQIVTLLTGDQEFDSPKTLSAFGLGLTLFVVTFILNVIALRIVQKYREQYD; encoded by the coding sequence ATGCTCACCTGGATCGCCCTGCTGGCGCTCTTCCTGTTTTCCGGCGCGACCTATGCCTTTGGGCGCCGCAAGGCCCAGGCCCTGGCCGCGACGGGTAAGGCCGGCGCGTTACACTCCTTGCCGGGCTACCACGGCAGCTATGTCGCCCTCTGGGCCGGCCTGCCGGCGGCCCTGATCGTGCTGGCCGCCGCCATGTTCGGGGCCCGCCTGGAAGTCGCCGTGCTGCGCGCCGAATCTCCGGCCGCCGTCTCAGCCCTGACGCCCCAAGGCCAGGATGTGTTCTTCGACGACGCGCGGGCCATGGCCCACGGCGCCCAGGCCAGCGAGACCGTCTATGACGGCGACCTGAAGAGCGCCCTCGAGGCCAAGGCCGCCCAGGCCAAGTTCCTGGAACAGCTCATCCAGTACGGCGCGCTCGCCGCGGGGGTCGTGGTGGGACTGGCCGGCCTGGCGATCGCCTATCCTCGCATCAGCCCCAGCTTCCGGGCCCGCAACCGGGTGGAGGGCTGGATCGCGGTCCTGTTTATCGCCTGCGCGGTCGTCGCCATCCTGACCACAGTCGGCATCGTCGCCTCCCTGGTCTGGGAAAGCTGGCGGTTCTTCCAATCCGTCGCGCCGCTGGACTTCCTGTTCGGAACCGACTGGGATCCGCAGATCGCCATGCGCAGCGACCAATACGCCTCAAAGGGCGCGTTCGGTGCTGTGCCGCTGTTTGCCGGCACCTTCCTGATCATGCTGATCGCCATGATGGTGGCCGCGCCTATCGGCCTCTATTCGGCGATCTATCTCTCGGAATACGCCAAGCCCCTGACGCGGGCGGTGGTCAAGCCGCTGCTGGAGATCCTGGCCGGCGTACCGACCGTGGTCTACGGTTTCTTCGCCGCCCTGACTGTGGGGCCGATCTTCCGCGAGGCCTTCAACGGCCTGGGCCGCCTGCTGATCGGCGGTCCCCTGGACAGCCTGGGCCTCTATCTCAGCCAGGTGCAGAACCAGATGGCCCTGGTGGCCGGCGCGGTGATGGGGATCATGCTGATCCCCTTCGTCTCCTCGCTCTCCGACGACATCATGAACGCCGTGCCCCAGTCGCTGCGGGACGGCAGCCTGGCCATGGGCGCCACGCGCTCGGAGACGGTGAAGCTGGTGGTGCTGCCCGCCGCCCTGCCGGGGATCATGGCCGCCCTGCTGCTGGCTGTGTCGCGGGCCATCGGCGAGACCATGATCGTCACCATGGCCGCCGGGCTTCAGGCCAAGACAACCCTCAATCCCCTGGACACGGTGACGACGGTGACGGTGCAGATCGTCACCCTGTTGACCGGCGACCAGGAATTCGACAGCCCCAAGACGCTCTCCGCCTTCGGTCTGGGGCTCACCCTCTTCGTGGTCACCTTCATCCTCAACGTGATCGCCCTGCGCATCGTCCAGAAATACCGGGAACAGTATGACTGA
- a CDS encoding sensor histidine kinase: MSQTPPRGWHRLSGPALITGGLGVLAVLALAPQTPGAVWMAGVLAILVLAVAWRAARLTEAEGQAPLAPTRPRHENAPPYVSIINALPDPVLVIAAHEPDDLTGRRFVMVNDAARDLLRIQFDAGLLVTAIRDPQVLEAVDEALFGGMDSQAVYEMGGAQARVLKAFAKPLGEAPDGSRLALLVLRDETDIRRAERTRADFLANASHELRTPLASLSGFIETLRGHARTDEGAREKFLTIMSTQAERMARLIDDLLSLSRIELNEHIAPQGETDLALAVMDVVDALGPLARERGVTLTPCMPARGEAVVSGDRDQIVQVVQNLVDNALKYSPRDGSVAIALVSGLTAEAAAAPLRPRSARLSLLTPDHGPDLYAALRVTDSGVGLKREHLPRLTERFYRVEGQKSGERSGTGLGLAIVKHIMNRHRGGLVVESVEGEGATFSAYFPLVPGSLAMPEAPAPAAVTKPS; encoded by the coding sequence TTGTCGCAAACGCCGCCGCGCGGATGGCACCGGCTCTCGGGCCCGGCGCTGATCACGGGCGGTCTCGGCGTCCTGGCGGTTCTGGCGCTTGCGCCTCAGACGCCTGGGGCTGTCTGGATGGCCGGGGTCCTGGCGATCTTGGTTCTGGCCGTCGCTTGGCGCGCTGCAAGGCTCACTGAGGCGGAGGGACAGGCTCCACTGGCGCCGACCCGGCCGCGGCACGAAAACGCCCCGCCCTATGTCAGCATCATCAACGCGCTGCCCGACCCGGTCCTGGTGATCGCCGCCCATGAACCCGATGACCTCACAGGTCGACGTTTCGTCATGGTTAACGACGCTGCGCGCGATCTGTTGCGAATTCAATTCGATGCAGGCCTGCTGGTCACCGCGATCCGCGACCCGCAGGTGCTGGAAGCCGTCGACGAGGCCCTGTTCGGTGGGATGGACAGCCAGGCGGTCTATGAGATGGGCGGCGCCCAGGCGCGCGTCCTGAAGGCTTTCGCCAAGCCGCTGGGTGAGGCGCCGGACGGCTCGCGCCTGGCCCTGCTCGTGCTGCGCGACGAGACCGATATCCGCCGCGCCGAGCGGACCCGCGCCGACTTCCTGGCCAACGCGAGCCATGAATTGCGCACGCCGCTGGCCTCCCTCAGCGGCTTCATCGAGACCCTGCGCGGCCACGCCCGCACCGACGAGGGCGCGCGAGAGAAGTTCCTGACGATCATGTCCACCCAGGCCGAGCGCATGGCCCGGCTGATCGACGACCTGCTGTCGCTGTCGCGCATCGAACTCAACGAGCACATCGCTCCGCAGGGTGAGACCGATCTCGCCCTGGCGGTAATGGATGTCGTCGACGCCCTGGGGCCGTTGGCCCGCGAGCGCGGCGTGACGCTCACGCCCTGCATGCCGGCGCGTGGTGAGGCGGTGGTGTCGGGCGACCGCGACCAGATCGTCCAGGTGGTCCAGAACCTGGTGGACAACGCCCTGAAGTATTCGCCCCGCGATGGGTCGGTGGCGATCGCCCTGGTGAGCGGTCTAACCGCTGAGGCCGCCGCGGCGCCGCTACGGCCGCGATCGGCGCGGCTATCCCTGCTCACCCCCGACCACGGCCCCGACCTCTACGCCGCCCTGCGGGTCACCGATTCCGGCGTGGGCCTGAAGCGCGAGCACCTGCCCAGGCTGACGGAGCGGTTCTATCGGGTCGAGGGCCAGAAGAGTGGCGAGCGGTCCGGCACCGGACTTGGCCTGGCCATCGTCAAGCACATCATGAACCGCCACCGTGGCGGCCTGGTGGTGGAAAGCGTCGAGGGCGAGGGCGCGACCTTCAGCGCCTATTTTCCGCTCGTCCCGGGCTCCTTGGCGATGCCCGAAGCACCGGCCCCCGCCGCTGTTACAAAACCGTCGTAG